In a single window of the Portunus trituberculatus isolate SZX2019 chromosome 9, ASM1759143v1, whole genome shotgun sequence genome:
- the LOC123501452 gene encoding proteoglycan 4-like, whose translation MCDKDEFIQSSLQAEGEADCDPRHEVLQDDASTEGPRQRPEECNSHPCNLRENEKERESGVELMEDLLGSAPYSDAINSGASEDDAGCAVITSTGQEESEAIACTATHAELNLTTNSDSSDYGDSTQQEPTQEPTQEPTHGITNEKVQSDVTSQEELEPISRGQNEPEPFTTTSQEETIIEASQEELIRNTQEEKGHPVISQEEQTRTTSQEEPQPTTVTSQEEPQPTTATSQEEPQPTTATSQEEPQPTIATSQEEPQPTTATSQEEPQPTTATSQEEPQPTTATSQEEPQPTTATSQEEPQPTTATSQEEPQPTTATSQEEPQPTTATSQEEPQPTTASQEEPQPTIATSQEEPQPTTATSQEEPQPTIATSQEEPQPTTASQEEPEQPEPTTATSQEEPQPTTATSQEEPQPTTATSQEEPQPTTATSQEEPQLTTATSQEEPQPTTATSQEEPQPTTATSQEEPHPPQPLAKRNHSPPQLAKRNHSPPQLAKRNHSPPQLAKRNYSPPQPLAKRNHSPPQPLAKRNHIPPQPLAKRNHSPPQPLAKRNHNPPQPLAKRNHSPPHPLAKRNHSPPQPLAKRSHSPPQPLAKRNHSPPQPLAKRNHSPPQPLAKKNQNKLTPPQPLTKRNHSPPQPLAKRNHSPPQPLAKRK comes from the exons ATGTG TGACAAAGACGAGTTTATACAGTCCTCTCTCCAGGCCGAGGGGGAGGCTGACTGTGACCCAAGACACGAGGTACTACAGGACGATGCCAGCACTGAGGGTCCACGCCAAAGACCTGAAGAATGTAATAGTCATCCTTGCAActtgagagaaaacgagaaggaacgGGAGAGCGGAGTGGAATTGATGGAAGACCTTTTGGGAAGTGCACCTTATAGTGATGCAATAAACTCGGGGGCTAGTGAAGATGATGCGGGGTGTGCGGTAATTACTAGCACTGGTCAAGAAGAGAGTGAAGCCATTGCCTGCACTGCCACACACGCTGAGCTCAACCTTACTACCAACAGTGACAGCAGTGACTATGGGGACAGCACTCAACAAGAACCCACTCAAGAACCTACTCAAGAACCCACTCATGGTATTACTAATGAGAAAGTGCAGTCCGACGTTACTAGTCAAGAGGAATTAGAACCAATAAGTAGAGGCCAAAATGAACCAGAACCCTTTACAACAACGAGTCAAGAGGAAACCATCATAGAGGCTAGCCAAGAGGAACTCATCAGGAATacacaggaggaaaaaggacaTCCAGTTATTAGCCAAGAAGAACAGACCAGAACTACTAGCCAAGAggaaccacagcccaccacagtcACTAGCCAAGAggaaccacagcccaccacagccactagcCAAGAggaaccacagcccaccacagccactagcCAAGAGGAGCCACAGCCCACCATAGCCACTAGCCAAGAggaaccacagcccaccacagccactagcCAAGAGGagccacagcccaccacagccactagcCAAGAggaaccacagcccaccacagccactagcCAAGAggaaccacagcccaccacagccactagcCAAGAggaaccacagcccaccacagccactagcCAAGAggaaccacagcccaccacagccactagcCAAGAggaaccacagcccaccacagccactagcCAAGAggaaccacagcccaccacagctAGCCAAGAGGAACCACAGCCCACCATAGCCACTAGCCAAGAggaaccacagcccaccacagccactagcCAAGAGGAGCCACAGCCCACCATAGCCACTAGCCAAGAggaaccacagcccaccacagctAGCCAAGAGGAACCAGAACAACCTGAGCCTACCACAGCCACTAGCCAAGAggaaccacagcccaccacagccactagcCAAGAggaaccacagcccaccacagccactagcCAAGAggaaccacagcccaccacagccactagcCAAGAGGAACCACAGCTCACCACAGCCACTAGCCAAGAggaaccacagcccaccacagccactagcCAAGAGGagccacagcccaccacagccactagcCAAGAggaaccaca cccaccacagccactagcCAAGAggaaccacagcccaccacagctAGCCAAGAggaaccacagcccaccacagctAGCCAAGAggaaccacagcccaccacagctAGCCAAGAGGAACTAcagcccaccacagccactagcCAAGAggaaccacagcccaccacagccactagcCAAGAGGAACCACAtcccaccacagccactagcAAAGAggaaccacagcccaccacagccactagcCAAGAGGAACCACAAcccaccacagccactagcCAAGAggaaccacagcccaccacacccACTAGCCAAGAggaaccacagcccaccacagccactagcCAAGAGGagccacagcccaccacagccactagcCAAGAggaaccacagcccaccacagccactagcCAAGAggaaccacagcccaccacagccactagcCAAGAAGAACCAGAACAAACTGaccccaccacagccactaaCCAAGAGGAACCACAGTCCACCACAGCCACTAGCCAAGAggaaccacagcccaccacagccactagcCAAGAGGAAATAA
- the LOC123501153 gene encoding neurofilament medium polypeptide-like: MSEGLPSPPPPEQDGGPAGKEADQKTRMPVNTLHSPPIHDQREQQQQQQQQQQHEDPHPQNNETLVVCELSVPNIDSECSVVSALKEQGEEAAASYYRDLFSSATVTGFGDEKEGNLEKVKEEEEEEEEEEKGVGFEKVKVYGGKKEEKKGVGLEEGGQHHQEEEKEEQHHQEEKKKKKRKKKEEEEEEEQQHHQEEEACDYLLSTEYMGGLADEERVSVKDEADEACSISASVSIGAEESECGNTDEVEGEQRLASEHFTETIAEHEIDSHVQGEVTECLCVNWGKVTKQHLSPPPPLPVTTTEDLEDGHGHHHHVLHDTLTLSPTQLQDIGDSVLEQTAWSTTTTLDVAQALLPLPPQHHIDSPHTWRDPIPLMPPTPPPGSSHNPVDSSGSNDDSLLEGISSSVLEETHAEDAAVGDWRDYLHIVHPATLTPSPVDTQNKAKASERTFFSDPQGTPSPATSEAGDDVEVKACLCSSLVL, encoded by the coding sequence ATGAGTGAAGGTTTgccgtcaccaccgccaccggaACAAGATGGAGGTCCAGCCGGTAAGGAAGCAGATCAGAAAACAAGAATGCCGGTCAACACTTTACATTCCCCACCGATACATGACCagcgagaacaacaacaacaacaacaacaacaacaacaacacgaagaTCCACACCCACAAAACAACGAGACTTTAGTAGTGTGTGAATTAAGTGTTCCGAACATTGACTCTGAGTGTAGTGTGGTTAGTGCCTTGAAGGAGCAGGGGGAAGAGGCGGCGGCTTCTTACTACAGGGATCTTTTTTCTAGTGCGACTGTGACTGGTTttggagatgagaaagaagggaatttagagaaggtgaaagaagaggaggaggaggaggaggaggaggagaaaggagtagGCTTTGAGAAGGTGAAGGtttatggagggaagaaggaggagaagaaaggagtagGCCTTGAGGAAGGGGGACAGcatcatcaggaggaggagaaagaggagcagcaccatcaggaggagaaaaagaagaagaagagaaaaaagaaggaggaggaggaggaggaggagcagcagcaccatcaggaggaggaggcttgtgATTACTTACTGTCTACTGAGTACATGGGTGGTTTAGCagatgaggagagagtgagtgtgaaagACGAGGCAGATGAAGCCTGCAGTATTAGCGCGAGTGTGAGCATTGGTGCTGAGGAGAGTGAGTGCGGCAACACagatgaggtggagggagaacAGAGGCTTGCTTCTGAACACTTCACAGAAACTATAGCGGAGCACGAGATAGATAGCCACGTGCAGGGTGAAGTTACTGAATGTTTGTGTGTCAATTGGGGTAAAGTGACTAAACAACACCtctcgccaccaccgccactaccagtCACTACCACTGAAGACCTAGAGGATGGCCatggccaccatcaccacgtcctccacgacaccctcaccctctccccgaCACAACTGCAGGACATTGGGGATAGCGTCCTGGAACAGACAGCTTggagcaccaccactaccctggACGTCGCTCAAGCCTtattgccactgccaccacagcaccacattGACAGCCCTCACACCTGGCGGGACCCCATACCTCTCATGCCGCCCACGCCACCACCAGGCTCTTCTCATAACCCTGTGGACTCCTCTGGCAGCAATGACGACAGCCTGCTGGAGGGTATTAGTTCCAGTGTGCTGGAGGAGACACACGCTGAAGATGCAGCAGTGGGTGACTGGAGGGACTACCTACACATAGTTCACCCCGCGACCCTGACACCGAGTCCGGTGGATACTCAGAACAAAGCTAAGGCATCAGAGAGGACTTTCTTTTCTGACCCCCAGGGGACACCTTCGCCAGCAACGTCAGAAGCTGGCGATGATGTGGAAGTAAAGGCGTGCTTGTGTTCCTCCCTGGTCCTCTGA